ATCGGATATCGGGGACGGCAGCATCGCCTTTCTGTACGCCCAGCCCATCCGTAGAAGCGGCATTGTGACCAAAAAGCTGCTTGCGTGCCTATTTAACTTCAGCATCTTCATGTTGCTGCTGGGCGCGGTGAGCATCGGGGTGGGTTTCCTCGTCTGCCCGTGGAGCACGGACCTCGTGCAGCTGGCATCGGATATCGGCACGCTGGTCTTCGGCATGTATTTGACGGGCCTCACCTTTATGGCGCTGGGCTTTTTTCTCTCATCGCTTCTCAACAGTGGACGCACCGCCGTGCCCGCGGCGCTGGGTGCGTTCTTTGTGACGTATGTGCTGGGCGTGGTGAGCAAGCTGCGAAGCGAGGTGGACTTTCTCTATTACGCCTCGCCGGTGGAGTGGTTCTCCCCATCGCGCATCTACAGCAAGGGCATCCTGCTTGAGGATGTGTGCCTTGCGCTGGGCGTGATGGCGGTGTGCATCCTTGCGGCGTACCTCATCTACCGAAGAAAGGACTTGCAGGTATCATAACAGGCAGCGGTAATGCGAGACGGGCGCCCGCCTTCCATGCAGGGAGGGCGGGCGCCTTTTGATGCGTTTAAAGGCATGTAACGCCGGTTGTGTAATGGCCGTAACTTCTGTATACTTAAACGCGTATGAAGAAGGGGGACGGATAACCATGATCCAGGTCAAGGAACTGACCAAGCAGTTCAGGGCCAGAGGCGCCAAGGTGGTGCTTGCGGTGGACCACATTTCCTTTGAGGTACGGCCTGGCGAAATCTTCGGCCTGCTGGGGCGTAACGGCGCGGGTAAGACCACCACGCTGCGCATGCTGGCGGGCATGCTGCAGCCCACCGAGGGCACGGCACTGGTATGCGGGCACGATATCGTATCAGAGGCCCGCCAGGCGCGCGCGCAGATGGGCATCCTCTTCGGCGGGGAGGCGGGGCTCTACGACCGGCTGACGGCCAGGGAGAACATCGCCTACTTTGCCGAGCTTTGCAACGTGCCCAAAGGGGAGGTCAACGCGCGCGTGGAAAAGCTCGCCGCCTCGCTTGAACTGAGCGAGTATCTCGATCGGCGCGCGGGCAAGCTCTCCAAGGGCAACCGGCAAAAGACCGTCTTTGCCCGGGCCATCGTGCATAACCCGCAGGTGATGCTCTTTGACGAGCCCACCAGCGGCCTGGACGTCAGCGCCATCCGTCACGCGCAGGATTTCATCTACCAGTGCCGGGGCGAGGGCAAGAGCATCATCCTCTCCAGCCACGTCATGGGCGAGGTGGAGCGGCTGTGCGACCGCGTGGGCATCATCGACCACGGCCGCATCCGCGCCATCGGCACGCAGGAGG
Above is a window of Maliibacterium massiliense DNA encoding:
- a CDS encoding ABC transporter permease subunit, with the protein product MNVFAMELRRMRKGMLIWLVIVSALVGLFLGLYPSFANSGIMQSVTAQMDALPKELLQALNIDQVTNFADLLQYMCYTLQYVAMATGIYACMLGTRSLASDIGDGSIAFLYAQPIRRSGIVTKKLLACLFNFSIFMLLLGAVSIGVGFLVCPWSTDLVQLASDIGTLVFGMYLTGLTFMALGFFLSSLLNSGRTAVPAALGAFFVTYVLGVVSKLRSEVDFLYYASPVEWFSPSRIYSKGILLEDVCLALGVMAVCILAAYLIYRRKDLQVS
- a CDS encoding ATP-binding cassette domain-containing protein, producing the protein MIQVKELTKQFRARGAKVVLAVDHISFEVRPGEIFGLLGRNGAGKTTTLRMLAGMLQPTEGTALVCGHDIVSEARQARAQMGILFGGEAGLYDRLTARENIAYFAELCNVPKGEVNARVEKLAASLELSEYLDRRAGKLSKGNRQKTVFARAIVHNPQVMLFDEPTSGLDVSAIRHAQDFIYQCRGEGKSIILSSHVMGEVERLCDRVGIIDHGRIRAIGTQEELKAKYGCQTLEQVFEKRIGEAL